The following proteins come from a genomic window of Pseudomonas sp. WJP1:
- the rmf gene encoding ribosome modulation factor, protein MRRLKRDPLERAFLRGYQYGVGGKSRELCPFTLPSVRQAWINGWREGRGDNWDGMTGTAGIHRLNELHAVG, encoded by the coding sequence ATGAGAAGACTTAAGCGTGATCCGTTGGAAAGAGCATTTTTGCGCGGATATCAATATGGCGTTGGTGGCAAATCCCGTGAGCTTTGCCCATTTACTCTACCGTCGGTACGCCAAGCCTGGATTAACGGCTGGCGAGAAGGACGCGGCGACAACTGGGACGGTATGACCGGCACTGCGGGAATCCACAGACTCAACGAACTTCACGCCGTCGGCTAA
- a CDS encoding bifunctional protein-serine/threonine kinase/phosphatase, which produces MSLQLSFAQASAIGPRDENQDALRLVTPAPALAASKGYLFAIADGVSQCADGGLAARSTLQALALDYYATPETWGVAQALDRLLLAQNRWLQANGAGQPLLTTVSALVLRGRRFTLAHVGDCRVYRWHAEQLQRVSEDHVWDQPGMQHVLKRALGLDQHLVLDFLDGELRTDESFVLLSDGVWAVLGDTAIAAILRDQPDLDSAAQTLVNAAHLAGSQDNASALLVRVDALGEANIGDALIHLQQWPLPPALKPGQVFEGWQIEGILGQSQQSLLYRVRDSQQQPWLLKTLPPRLHDDHQAGQALLSEEWFLKRVAGRHFPEVHAASQRQHLYYVMREYSGSTLAQLHEQTGPMPLAQWQDVAERLLRAVGMLHRRQILHRDIKPQNLLAGDDGELRLLDFGLAYCPGLSEDQPSTLPGTPSYIAPEAFRGDAPTPQQDLYAVGVTLYFLLTGQFPYGEIEAFQRPRFGVPVSASRYRPDLPEWIAQSLERAVAADPAQRFETAEEWLRLLEQGERSSLSVRPRPLLEREPLKVWRTLALLSLLANLVLLFLVFHG; this is translated from the coding sequence ATGAGCCTGCAATTGAGTTTCGCGCAAGCCAGCGCCATCGGTCCGCGCGATGAGAATCAGGATGCCTTGCGCCTCGTCACGCCGGCCCCGGCGCTGGCAGCCAGCAAAGGCTACCTGTTCGCCATCGCCGATGGCGTCAGCCAGTGTGCCGACGGCGGCCTGGCAGCTCGCTCGACCTTGCAGGCCCTGGCACTGGATTACTACGCCACGCCGGAAACCTGGGGCGTTGCCCAGGCGCTGGATCGCCTGCTGCTGGCGCAAAATCGCTGGCTGCAGGCCAACGGCGCAGGCCAACCACTGCTGACCACCGTCAGCGCCCTGGTCCTGCGCGGCCGGCGCTTTACCCTGGCCCATGTCGGCGATTGCCGGGTGTATCGCTGGCACGCCGAGCAGTTGCAGCGAGTCAGCGAAGATCACGTCTGGGACCAACCGGGCATGCAGCATGTACTCAAGCGCGCACTGGGTCTGGACCAGCACCTGGTGCTGGACTTTCTCGATGGCGAATTGCGCACCGACGAAAGCTTTGTGCTGCTCAGCGACGGTGTCTGGGCGGTCCTGGGCGACACCGCCATTGCGGCGATCCTGCGTGACCAACCGGACCTGGACAGCGCCGCGCAAACCCTGGTCAACGCCGCCCACCTGGCGGGCAGCCAGGATAACGCCAGCGCCCTGCTGGTGCGGGTCGATGCCCTGGGTGAAGCGAACATCGGCGATGCATTGATCCATCTACAGCAATGGCCGCTGCCACCGGCACTGAAACCGGGCCAGGTGTTCGAGGGCTGGCAGATTGAAGGGATTCTCGGCCAGAGCCAGCAGTCGTTGCTCTATCGGGTACGCGACAGCCAGCAGCAACCCTGGTTGCTGAAAACCCTGCCCCCTCGCCTGCATGACGATCATCAGGCCGGGCAAGCGTTGCTGTCCGAAGAATGGTTCCTCAAACGCGTGGCCGGGCGGCACTTTCCTGAGGTGCATGCGGCCAGCCAGCGTCAGCATTTGTACTACGTGATGCGTGAGTATTCGGGCTCGACACTGGCGCAACTGCATGAACAAACCGGCCCCATGCCCCTGGCGCAATGGCAGGACGTGGCTGAACGCCTGCTGCGAGCGGTCGGCATGCTCCATCGACGGCAGATCCTGCATCGCGATATCAAACCGCAGAACCTGCTGGCAGGGGACGACGGCGAGTTGCGCCTGCTGGATTTCGGCCTCGCCTACTGCCCGGGCCTGTCTGAAGACCAACCCAGCACCCTGCCCGGAACCCCCAGCTATATCGCCCCGGAAGCCTTCCGCGGCGATGCACCGACGCCACAACAGGACCTGTATGCGGTGGGAGTGACTTTGTATTTTCTGCTCACCGGGCAATTTCCCTATGGTGAAATCGAAGCCTTCCAACGCCCTCGATTCGGCGTTCCGGTCAGCGCCAGTCGCTACCGCCCCGACCTGCCGGAATGGATTGCACAAAGCCTGGAACGCGCGGTGGCCGCAGACCCGGCGCAACGCTTTGAAACTGCCGAGGAATGGTTGCGGCTGTTGGAACAGGGGGAGCGAAGCAGCTTAAGCGTACGCCCCAGGCCTTTGCTGGAGCGCGAACCGCTGAAGGTATGGCGGACATTGGCCCTGCTGTCGCTGCTGGCGAACCTGGTGTTGCTGTTCCTGGTGTTCCATGGCTGA
- the rlmKL gene encoding bifunctional 23S rRNA (guanine(2069)-N(7))-methyltransferase RlmK/23S rRNA (guanine(2445)-N(2))-methyltransferase RlmL, with the protein MSDRFELFLTCPKGLEGLLIEEAVGLGLEEAREHTSAVRGMATMETAYRLCLWSRLANRVLLVLKRFPMKDAEDLYHGVLDIEWQDHMLNDGTLAVEFSGHGSGIDNTHFGALKVKDAIVDKLRTPQGDRPSIDKLNPDLRIHLRLDRGEAILSLDLSGHSLHQRGYRLQQGAAPLKENLAAAILIRSGWPRIAAEGGALADPMCGVGTFLVEAAMIAADIAPNLRREQWGFTAWLGHVPALWKKLHEEASERAAAGLAKPPLWIRGYEADPRLIQPGRNNVERAGLSEWIKIYQGEVATFEPRPDQNQKGLVICNPPYGERLGDEASLLYLYQNLGERLRQACLNWEAAVFTGAPDLGKRMGIRSHKQYSFWNGALPCKLLLIKVLPDQFVTGERRTPEQRQAEREEAAYEQAPNEPQERQYNKNGNPIKPTPAPAPVIEQPRLSEGGQMFANRLQKNLKALGKWVKREGIDCYRVYDADMPEYSMAIDLYQDWVHVQEYAAPKSIDPQKASARMFDALAAIPQALNIDKNRVVVKRRERQSGTKQYERQAAQGKFVEVNEGGVKLLVNLTDYLDTGLFLDHRPMRMRIQKEAAGKRFLNLYCYTATASVHAAKGGARSTTSVDLSKTYLDWARRNLSLNGFSDKNRLEQSDVMVWLDACREEYDLIFIDPPTFSNSKRMEGVFDVQRDQVQLIDLAMARLAPGGVLYFSNNFRKFELEPNLSERYAIEEITAQTIDADFSRNAKIHRAWKITAR; encoded by the coding sequence ATGTCCGATCGTTTCGAACTCTTCCTCACTTGCCCAAAAGGCCTTGAAGGCCTGCTCATCGAGGAAGCCGTCGGGCTTGGCCTTGAGGAAGCGCGTGAGCACACTTCTGCCGTGCGTGGCATGGCCACCATGGAAACCGCTTATCGCCTGTGCCTGTGGTCGCGCCTGGCCAACCGGGTGCTGCTGGTGCTCAAGCGTTTCCCGATGAAAGACGCCGAAGACCTCTACCACGGTGTGCTGGACATCGAGTGGCAAGACCACATGCTCAATGACGGCACCCTGGCCGTCGAATTCAGCGGCCACGGCTCGGGCATCGACAACACTCACTTCGGCGCCTTGAAGGTCAAGGACGCCATCGTCGACAAACTGCGCACCCCGCAGGGCGACCGTCCGTCCATCGACAAGCTCAACCCGGACCTGCGCATCCACCTGCGCCTGGATCGCGGCGAAGCGATCCTCTCCCTCGACCTGTCCGGCCATAGCCTGCACCAGCGCGGTTATCGCCTGCAGCAAGGTGCGGCGCCGCTGAAGGAAAACCTGGCGGCTGCGATCCTGATCCGCTCCGGTTGGCCGCGTATCGCGGCTGAAGGCGGCGCGCTGGCGGACCCGATGTGCGGCGTCGGCACCTTCCTGGTCGAAGCGGCGATGATCGCTGCCGACATCGCGCCGAACCTGCGTCGCGAGCAATGGGGTTTCACCGCCTGGCTCGGTCACGTACCGGCGCTGTGGAAAAAACTGCATGAAGAAGCTTCCGAGCGTGCGGCTGCCGGCCTGGCCAAGCCACCGCTGTGGATTCGCGGTTACGAAGCCGATCCGCGCCTGATTCAACCAGGCCGCAACAACGTCGAGCGTGCCGGCCTGAGCGAGTGGATCAAGATCTACCAGGGCGAAGTCGCGACCTTCGAGCCGCGTCCGGACCAGAACCAGAAAGGCCTGGTGATCTGCAACCCACCGTACGGCGAGCGTCTGGGCGACGAGGCGAGCCTGCTCTACCTCTACCAGAACCTTGGCGAACGCCTGCGTCAGGCTTGCCTCAACTGGGAAGCCGCGGTGTTCACCGGCGCCCCGGACCTGGGCAAGCGCATGGGCATCCGCAGCCACAAGCAGTATTCGTTCTGGAACGGCGCCTTGCCGTGCAAGCTGTTGCTGATCAAGGTGTTGCCGGATCAATTCGTCACCGGCGAGCGTCGTACCCCGGAGCAGCGTCAGGCCGAGCGTGAAGAGGCGGCCTACGAACAGGCGCCGAACGAGCCGCAAGAGCGCCAGTACAACAAGAACGGCAACCCGATCAAGCCGACGCCAGCACCGGCGCCGGTGATCGAGCAACCGCGCCTGAGCGAAGGCGGGCAGATGTTTGCCAACCGCCTGCAGAAAAACCTCAAGGCGCTGGGCAAGTGGGTCAAGCGTGAAGGCATCGATTGCTATCGTGTCTACGATGCCGACATGCCGGAATACTCCATGGCCATCGATCTGTACCAGGATTGGGTACACGTCCAGGAATACGCCGCACCGAAATCCATCGATCCGCAGAAAGCCTCGGCGCGCATGTTCGATGCCCTGGCGGCGATCCCGCAGGCGCTGAACATCGACAAGAACCGGGTGGTGGTCAAGCGTCGCGAGCGTCAGAGCGGTACCAAGCAATACGAGCGCCAAGCGGCCCAGGGCAAGTTCGTCGAGGTCAACGAAGGCGGCGTGAAACTGCTGGTCAACCTCACCGATTACCTCGATACCGGGTTGTTCCTCGACCACCGGCCAATGCGCATGCGCATCCAGAAAGAGGCCGCCGGCAAGCGCTTCCTCAATCTGTATTGCTACACCGCCACCGCCAGTGTCCACGCGGCCAAGGGCGGCGCGCGCAGCACCACCAGCGTCGACCTGTCGAAAACCTACCTGGACTGGGCGCGTCGCAACCTGTCGCTGAACGGTTTCTCCGACAAGAACCGCCTGGAGCAGAGTGATGTGATGGTCTGGCTGGACGCCTGCCGTGAAGAGTACGACCTGATCTTCATCGACCCGCCGACGTTCTCCAACTCCAAGCGCATGGAAGGCGTCTTCGACGTGCAACGTGACCAGGTGCAACTGATCGACCTGGCCATGGCGCGCCTAGCACCGGGCGGGGTGTTGTACTTCTCCAACAACTTCCGCAAGTTCGAGCTCGAGCCCAACCTCAGCGAGCGCTACGCGATCGAAGAGATCACCGCCCAGACCATCGATGCGGATTTTTCCCGTAACGCCAAGATCCATCGCGCGTGGAAAATCACTGCTCGCTGA
- a CDS encoding quinone-dependent dihydroorotate dehydrogenase, whose protein sequence is MYTLARQLLFKLSPETSHDLSLDLIGAGGRLGLNGLLCKAPAKLPVNVMGLDFPNPVGLAAGLDKNGAAIDGFAQLGFGFVEIGTITPRAQPGNPKPRLFRLPEAEAIINRMGFNNLGVDHLLARVAAAKYKGVLGINIGKNFDTPVERAVDDYLICLDKVYAHASYVTVNVSSPNTPGLRSLQFGDSLKQLLADLATRRAELALRHGRHVPLAIKIAPDMTDEETAQVAQALIETGMDAVIATNTTLSRVGVEGMEHGDEAGGLSGAPVRDKSTHTVKVLAAELGGRLPIIAAGGITEGRHAAEKISAGASLVQIYSGFIYKGPALIRESVDAIAALR, encoded by the coding sequence ATGTACACCCTGGCCCGTCAGCTGTTGTTCAAACTTTCTCCGGAAACCTCCCACGATCTGTCCCTGGACCTGATCGGCGCGGGTGGGCGTCTGGGGCTCAACGGCTTGCTGTGCAAGGCCCCGGCAAAACTGCCGGTGAATGTCATGGGCCTGGACTTCCCGAACCCGGTGGGCCTGGCCGCCGGCCTGGACAAGAATGGCGCGGCCATCGACGGCTTTGCGCAGCTGGGTTTTGGTTTTGTCGAAATCGGCACCATTACCCCGCGTGCGCAACCGGGCAATCCGAAACCCCGGTTGTTCCGCTTGCCGGAGGCCGAGGCGATCATCAATCGCATGGGCTTCAACAACCTCGGTGTCGATCACTTGCTGGCCCGCGTGGCGGCCGCCAAGTACAAGGGCGTGCTGGGCATCAACATCGGCAAGAACTTCGACACCCCGGTCGAACGTGCGGTCGACGACTACCTGATCTGCCTGGACAAGGTCTACGCCCACGCCAGCTATGTGACGGTCAACGTCAGCTCGCCCAATACCCCGGGCCTGCGCAGCCTGCAATTCGGTGATTCGCTCAAGCAATTGCTGGCAGACCTCGCCACGCGTCGCGCGGAACTGGCGCTGCGTCACGGCAGGCACGTGCCGCTGGCGATCAAGATCGCGCCGGACATGACCGACGAAGAAACTGCGCAGGTAGCACAGGCGTTGATCGAAACCGGTATGGACGCGGTCATCGCCACCAACACCACCCTGAGCCGCGTGGGCGTCGAAGGCATGGAGCATGGTGACGAGGCGGGCGGCCTGTCCGGCGCTCCGGTGCGTGACAAGAGCACGCACACCGTGAAGGTGCTGGCTGCGGAACTGGGCGGTCGCTTGCCGATCATCGCGGCGGGTGGCATTACCGAAGGCCGACACGCGGCGGAGAAAATCAGCGCGGGCGCGAGCCTGGTGCAGATCTACTCGGGCTTCATCTACAAGGGCCCGGCGCTGATTCGTGAGTCGGTAGACGCCATCGCCGCCCTCAGATAA
- a CDS encoding nitrate/nitrite transporter yields the protein MNSSFWKSGHTPTLFAAFLYFDLSFMVWYLLGPLAVQIAGDLHLTTQQRGLVVATPILAGAVLRFAMGMLADRLSPKTAGLIGQVIVICALFGAWKLGIHTYEQALLLGLFLGMAGASFAVALPLASQWYPPQHQGKAMGIAGAGNSGTVLAALIAPVLAAAFGWSNVFGFALIPLILTLIVFAWLAKNAPERPKAKSMADYFKALGDRDSWWFMFFYSVTFGGFIGLASALPGYFNDQYGLSPVTAGYYTAACVFGGSLMRPLGGALADRFGGIRTLLAMYTVAAICIAAVGFNLPSSYAALALFVCTMLGLGAGNGAVFQLVPQRFRREIGVMTGLIGMAGGIGGFALAAGMGAIKQSTGSYQMALWLFASLGVLAWFGLHGVKRRWRTTWGSAAVTAARV from the coding sequence ATGAATTCAAGCTTCTGGAAATCCGGCCATACCCCGACACTGTTCGCAGCCTTCCTCTATTTCGACCTGAGTTTCATGGTGTGGTACCTGCTCGGCCCGCTGGCCGTACAGATCGCTGGCGACCTGCACCTGACCACGCAACAACGCGGGCTGGTGGTGGCCACGCCGATTCTGGCCGGGGCGGTACTTCGTTTCGCAATGGGCATGCTGGCTGATCGCCTGTCACCCAAGACCGCCGGCCTGATCGGCCAGGTGATCGTCATCTGTGCGCTGTTCGGTGCCTGGAAACTCGGCATCCACACCTACGAGCAAGCATTGCTGCTGGGGCTGTTCCTGGGCATGGCCGGCGCCTCCTTCGCCGTCGCCCTGCCCCTGGCATCGCAGTGGTATCCGCCGCAGCACCAGGGCAAGGCCATGGGCATCGCCGGGGCCGGAAACTCCGGCACCGTACTGGCGGCGCTGATTGCGCCGGTTCTGGCGGCTGCCTTTGGCTGGAGCAATGTGTTCGGCTTCGCGCTGATCCCGCTGATCCTGACGCTGATCGTTTTCGCCTGGTTGGCCAAGAACGCACCTGAGCGGCCGAAAGCCAAGTCCATGGCCGACTACTTCAAGGCCCTGGGCGACCGCGACAGCTGGTGGTTCATGTTTTTCTACAGCGTGACCTTCGGTGGCTTCATCGGCCTGGCCAGCGCCCTGCCCGGTTACTTCAATGACCAGTACGGCCTGAGCCCGGTGACCGCCGGCTACTACACGGCAGCCTGCGTGTTCGGCGGTAGCCTGATGCGTCCGCTGGGCGGCGCCCTGGCCGATCGTTTCGGCGGCATTCGCACCCTGCTCGCGATGTACACCGTGGCGGCCATCTGTATCGCTGCCGTCGGTTTCAACCTGCCCAGCTCCTATGCCGCGCTGGCCCTGTTCGTGTGCACCATGCTCGGTTTGGGTGCAGGCAACGGTGCGGTGTTCCAGTTGGTGCCGCAGCGGTTCCGTCGCGAAATCGGCGTCATGACCGGCCTGATCGGCATGGCCGGCGGCATCGGTGGCTTTGCCCTGGCGGCAGGCATGGGTGCGATCAAGCAGAGCACCGGCAGCTACCAGATGGCATTGTGGTTGTTCGCCAGCCTGGGCGTGCTCGCCTGGTTCGGCCTGCATGGCGTAAAACGCCGCTGGAGAACCACCTGGGGTTCGGCCGCCGTGACGGCTGCACGGGTCTGA
- a CDS encoding CmpA/NrtA family ABC transporter substrate-binding protein produces MNEPSTTPLAWVNGSDAPEKTEINLGFMALSDCASVVVAATQGFAQPYGLTLNLKRQSSWANLRDKLVSGELDAAHSLYGLIYAVHLGIGGVAPTDMAVLMGLNQNGQSINLSHGLQAAGVTSPEALDRHVHQTRPKLTFAQTFPTGTHAMWLYYWLASQGIHPLHDVDSVVVPPPQMVAHLQAGRIDGFCVGEPWADSAVKQNLGFTLATSQAIWPDHPEKVLGCTRAFVEQYPNTARALVMAILEASRFIDDSVENRRSTAQLLSAPQYLDAPLPCIEPRLLGDYADGLGNEWQDPHALRFHGQGEVNLPYLSDGMWFMTQFRRWGLLRDDPDYLAVARQVQQLDLYREAANAVGVAAPGNEMRSSQLIDGKVWDGADPAGYARSFRLHAMSDSSPLLASR; encoded by the coding sequence ATGAACGAACCCTCAACCACCCCCCTGGCCTGGGTCAATGGCAGCGATGCCCCGGAAAAGACCGAAATCAACCTCGGCTTCATGGCCCTGAGCGACTGCGCTTCGGTGGTGGTCGCCGCCACCCAGGGCTTCGCCCAGCCCTACGGACTGACCCTGAATCTCAAGCGCCAGTCGTCCTGGGCCAACCTGCGGGACAAACTGGTGAGCGGCGAACTCGACGCCGCCCACAGTCTCTACGGCCTGATCTACGCCGTGCACCTGGGCATCGGCGGCGTGGCCCCCACCGACATGGCGGTGCTCATGGGCCTGAACCAGAACGGCCAGAGCATCAACCTCTCCCACGGCTTGCAGGCCGCCGGCGTGACCAGTCCTGAAGCACTGGACCGTCACGTGCACCAAACTCGCCCAAAACTGACCTTCGCCCAGACCTTTCCCACCGGCACCCATGCCATGTGGTTGTATTACTGGCTGGCGAGCCAGGGCATTCATCCGCTGCACGATGTCGACAGCGTCGTGGTGCCGCCGCCGCAAATGGTGGCGCACCTGCAAGCCGGGCGTATCGACGGTTTCTGCGTCGGCGAGCCCTGGGCCGACAGCGCGGTGAAGCAGAATCTCGGTTTTACCCTGGCCACCTCCCAGGCCATCTGGCCCGACCACCCGGAAAAAGTCCTCGGTTGTACGCGCGCCTTCGTCGAGCAATACCCCAACACCGCCCGCGCCCTGGTGATGGCGATCCTCGAAGCCAGCCGTTTCATCGACGACAGCGTCGAGAATCGCCGCAGTACCGCGCAATTGCTCAGTGCACCGCAATACCTCGATGCGCCGCTGCCGTGCATCGAACCACGACTGCTGGGCGACTATGCCGACGGCCTGGGCAACGAATGGCAAGACCCGCACGCGCTGCGTTTCCATGGGCAGGGGGAGGTCAACCTGCCCTACCTGTCCGATGGCATGTGGTTCATGACTCAGTTTCGCCGCTGGGGCCTGTTGCGCGACGACCCCGATTACCTCGCCGTAGCCCGTCAGGTGCAACAACTAGACTTATACCGTGAGGCCGCCAACGCTGTCGGTGTCGCCGCCCCGGGCAATGAAATGCGCAGCAGCCAGTTGATCGACGGCAAGGTCTGGGACGGTGCGGACCCGGCCGGTTATGCCCGCAGCTTCAGGCTGCACGCCATGAGCGACAGCTCGCCACTTCTCGCCAGCCGCTGA
- a CDS encoding ANTAR domain-containing response regulator translates to MLRILLINDTAKKVGRLKAALTEAGFEVIDESGLTIDLPERVETVRPDVILIDTESPSRDVMEQVVLVSRDQPRPIVMFTDEHDPDVMRQAIKSGVSAYIVEGIHAQRLQPILDVAMARFESDQALRAQLHARDQQLAERKRIELAKGLLMKMKDCNEEEAYTLMRRQAMSRQQKLIQVAEQIIAMSELLG, encoded by the coding sequence ATGCTGCGTATCCTGCTGATCAACGACACAGCGAAAAAAGTCGGGCGCCTGAAGGCCGCCCTGACCGAGGCCGGCTTCGAGGTCATCGACGAATCCGGGCTGACCATCGACTTGCCCGAACGCGTCGAAACGGTGCGCCCGGACGTGATCCTGATCGATACCGAGTCACCGAGCCGCGATGTCATGGAGCAAGTGGTGCTGGTCAGCCGCGACCAGCCACGGCCGATTGTGATGTTTACCGACGAACACGACCCCGATGTGATGCGCCAGGCGATCAAGTCCGGGGTCAGTGCCTACATCGTCGAAGGCATCCACGCACAGCGCCTGCAACCGATTCTCGACGTGGCCATGGCGCGCTTCGAAAGCGACCAGGCCCTGCGCGCCCAACTGCACGCCCGTGACCAGCAACTGGCCGAGCGCAAGCGCATCGAGCTGGCCAAGGGGCTGCTGATGAAGATGAAGGACTGCAACGAAGAAGAGGCCTACACCCTGATGCGTCGCCAGGCGATGAGCCGCCAGCAGAAGCTGATCCAGGTGGCGGAGCAGATTATTGCCATGAGTGAGTTGTTGGGCTGA
- the sigX gene encoding RNA polymerase sigma factor SigX, with the protein MNKAQSLSMRYDPRELSDEELVARSHTELFHVTRAYEELMRRYQRTLFNVCARYLGNDRDADDVCQEVMLKVLYGLKNFEGKSKFKTWLYSITYNECITQYRKERRKRRLMDALSLDPLEEASEEKAPKPEEKGGLDRWLVYVNPIDREILVLRFVAELEFQEIADIMHMGLSATKMRYKRALDKLREKFAGIAET; encoded by the coding sequence TTGAATAAAGCCCAATCGCTATCCATGCGCTACGACCCCCGCGAGCTCTCTGATGAGGAGTTGGTCGCGCGCTCGCATACCGAGCTGTTTCACGTAACGCGCGCCTATGAAGAACTGATGCGGCGTTACCAGCGAACATTATTTAACGTGTGTGCACGGTATCTCGGGAACGATCGCGACGCTGATGATGTCTGTCAGGAGGTCATGTTGAAGGTGCTGTACGGCCTGAAGAACTTCGAGGGCAAATCGAAGTTCAAGACATGGCTATATAGCATCACGTACAACGAGTGCATTACGCAGTATCGGAAGGAACGGCGAAAGCGTCGCTTGATGGACGCCTTGAGTCTTGACCCCCTCGAGGAAGCGTCTGAAGAAAAGGCGCCGAAACCCGAGGAGAAGGGTGGACTTGATCGCTGGTTAGTGTATGTGAACCCGATTGACCGCGAAATTCTGGTGCTACGATTTGTCGCAGAGCTGGAGTTTCAGGAGATCGCAGACATCATGCACATGGGCTTGAGCGCCACAAAAATGCGGTACAAACGCGCTCTAGATAAATTGCGTGAGAAATTTGCAGGCATTGCTGAAACTTAG
- a CDS encoding OmpA family protein, which translates to MKLKNTLGLAIGSLIAATSIGALAQGQGAVEIEGFAKKEYYDSDRNFKNDGNLFGGSVGYFLTDDVELRLAYDEVHNVRSDSGQNIKGADTALDALYHFNNPGDMLRPYVSAGFSDQSIDQNGSNGRNRSTFANVGGGAKLYFTDNFYARAGVEAQYNIDQGNTEWAPSVGIGVNFGGGSKPAPAPVAAPEVCSDSDNDGVCDNVDKCPDTPANVTVDADGCPAVAEVVRVELDVKFDFDKSVVKPNSYGDIKNLADFMKQYPSTSTTVEGHTDSVGPDAYNQKLSERRANAVKQVLTNQYGVESSRVQSVGYGESRPVADNATEAGRAVNRRVEAQVEAQAK; encoded by the coding sequence ATGAAACTGAAAAACACCTTGGGCTTGGCCATTGGTTCTCTTATTGCCGCCACTTCAATCGGCGCTCTGGCACAGGGCCAAGGCGCAGTTGAAATCGAAGGCTTCGCAAAGAAAGAGTACTATGACAGCGACCGTAACTTCAAAAACGACGGCAATCTGTTCGGTGGTTCTGTTGGTTACTTCCTGACCGACGACGTTGAACTGCGTCTGGCTTACGACGAAGTGCACAACGTACGTTCCGACTCTGGCCAGAACATCAAAGGCGCGGACACCGCTCTGGATGCTCTGTACCACTTCAACAACCCGGGCGACATGCTGCGTCCGTACGTCTCGGCCGGTTTCTCCGACCAGAGCATCGACCAGAACGGTTCGAACGGTCGTAACCGTTCCACCTTCGCCAACGTTGGTGGCGGCGCCAAGCTGTACTTCACCGACAACTTCTACGCCCGTGCTGGCGTTGAAGCTCAGTACAACATCGACCAGGGCAACACCGAGTGGGCTCCTAGCGTCGGTATCGGTGTGAACTTCGGTGGCGGCTCCAAGCCAGCTCCTGCTCCAGTTGCAGCACCAGAAGTCTGCTCCGACAGCGACAACGATGGCGTGTGCGACAACGTTGACAAGTGCCCGGACACCCCAGCCAACGTAACCGTTGATGCTGATGGCTGCCCAGCAGTTGCTGAAGTTGTTCGTGTTGAGCTGGACGTGAAGTTCGACTTCGACAAGTCGGTAGTCAAGCCTAACAGCTACGGCGACATCAAGAACCTGGCTGACTTCATGAAGCAGTACCCATCCACCAGCACCACTGTTGAAGGTCACACTGACTCCGTCGGTCCTGACGCTTACAACCAGAAACTGTCCGAGCGTCGTGCAAACGCCGTTAAGCAAGTTCTGACCAACCAGTACGGTGTTGAATCGTCCCGCGTTCAGTCTGTTGGCTACGGCGAATCCCGCCCAGTTGCTGACAACGCCACTGAAGCTGGCCGTGCTGTAAACCGTCGCGTAGAAGCGCAGGTTGAAGCTCAAGCTAAGTAA
- the cobA gene encoding uroporphyrinogen-III C-methyltransferase, with protein MNAKVWLVGAGPGDPELLTLKAVRALKEADVVLIDDLVNGAILEHCPEARVIAVGKRGGCRSTPQAFIHRLMLRYARQGKCVVRLKGGDPCIFGRGGEEAQWLRERGVEAELVNGITAGLAGATQCDIPLTLRGVARGVTLVTAHTQDGSSLNWQALAQGGTTLVIYMGVAKLSEIREQLLAGGMAEDTPVAMIENASLPHQRECRSDLTAMEEDAYAFELKSPAILVIGAVAAGEQIKRSELLQNSAETAA; from the coding sequence ATGAACGCAAAAGTCTGGCTGGTAGGTGCGGGTCCCGGTGACCCTGAATTGCTGACCCTCAAGGCCGTGCGCGCATTGAAGGAAGCGGACGTGGTGCTGATCGATGACCTGGTCAATGGCGCGATTCTCGAACACTGCCCCGAGGCACGGGTCATTGCGGTGGGCAAACGCGGTGGTTGCCGCTCCACGCCGCAAGCGTTCATCCATCGCCTGATGTTGCGTTACGCCCGGCAGGGCAAATGCGTGGTGCGGCTCAAAGGGGGCGACCCGTGCATTTTCGGGCGCGGTGGCGAAGAGGCCCAGTGGTTGCGCGAGCGTGGGGTCGAAGCCGAGCTGGTCAATGGCATCACGGCCGGGCTCGCCGGCGCCACCCAATGCGATATTCCGTTGACCCTGCGCGGTGTGGCGCGCGGCGTGACACTGGTTACCGCCCATACCCAGGACGGCAGCAGCCTGAACTGGCAGGCACTGGCCCAGGGTGGTACGACCCTGGTGATCTACATGGGTGTGGCCAAGCTCAGCGAAATCCGCGAGCAGCTGTTGGCCGGAGGGATGGCAGAAGATACGCCGGTGGCGATGATCGAAAACGCTTCACTGCCCCATCAGCGCGAATGCAGGAGCGATCTGACAGCCATGGAGGAAGATGCCTACGCCTTTGAGCTGAAAAGCCCGGCCATATTGGTGATCGGTGCGGTTGCGGCTGGTGAACAGATCAAACGATCGGAGCTTTTGCAGAATTCTGCTGAAACTGCGGCCTAG